One Setaria italica strain Yugu1 chromosome II, Setaria_italica_v2.0, whole genome shotgun sequence DNA segment encodes these proteins:
- the LOC101779673 gene encoding probable protein phosphatase 2C 33, which translates to MATAARETRLLPPPLPLATLIGRELRAAGSERPTLRYGHAGFAKRGEDYFLVKPDCLRVPGDPSSAFSVFAVFDGHNGVSAAVYSKEHLLEHVISALPPDIGRDDWLQALPRALVAGFVKADIDFQRKGEVSGTTATLVVIDGFTVTVASVGDSRCILDTQGGELQLLTVDHRLEENAEERERVTASGGEVGRLNLFGGQEVGPLRCWPGGLCLSRSIGDTDVGEFIVPIPHVKQVKLSNAGGRLIIASDGIWDALSNEAAAKACRGLPAELAAKLVVKQALKTSGLKDDTTCVVVDIIPSDHLTSPQLSPKKNQNKLKSLFRRRSHSSVGKLGGKSASIGSVEELFEEGSAMLEERLGRNLSLKAASPPFRCAICQVDQEPFEGLMTDNGDGYCSSPYAPWGGPHLCLDCRKKKDAMEGKRSSRSTACR; encoded by the exons ATGGCGACCGCCGCCAGGGAGACGCgtctgctgccgccaccgctgcccctCGCCACGCTCATCGGCCGGGAGCTCCGTGCCGCCGGCTCCGAGCGCCCGACCCTGCGCTACGGCCACGCAGGCTTCGCCAAGCGCGGGGAGGACTACTTCCTCGTCAAGCCCGACTGCCTCCGCGTCCCCGGAGATCCCTCATCGGCATTCTCCGTCTTCGCC GTCTTCGACGGCCACAACGGCGTCTCCGCGGCGGTCTACAGCAAGGAGCATCTGCTCGAGCACGTCATCAGCGCGCTGCCGCCGGACATCGGCCGCGACGACTGGCTCCAGGCGCTGCCGCGCGCGCTCGTCGCCGGATTTGTCAAGGCCGACATCGATTTCCAGCGCAAAG GCGAGGTGTCGGGAACCACGGCAACGCTGGTCGTCATCGACGGCTTCACCGTCACGGTCGCGTCCGTCGGGGACTCGCGCTGCATCCTCGACACGCAGGGCGGCGAATTGCAGCTGCTCACTGTCGACCACCGCCTCGAGGAGAATGCGGAGGAGCGGGAGCGCGTCACGGCCAGCGGCGGGGAAGTCGGCCGCCTCAATCTCTTCGGGGGCCAGGAGGTCGGTCCTCTCCGGTGCTGGCCAGGTGGCTTGTGCCTTTCAAGATCCATCGGGGACACGGATGTTGGGGAGTTCATTGTGCCCATTCCACATGTCAAACAAGTCAAG TTATCAAATGCCGGAGGAAGGCTAATTATAGCGTCAGATGGCATCTGGGATGCACTATCCAATGAAGCAGCTGCAAAGGCATGCCGAGGATTGCCTGCAGAACTGGCTGCAAAGCTTGTGGTTAAG CAAGCTCTGAAAACAAGTGGGCTGAAGGATGACACCACCTGTGTAGTTGTGGACATTATACCATCCGATCATTTGACATCACCGCAATTGTCTCCAAAGAAAAATCAGAACAAGTTGAAGTCACTTTTCCGTAGAAGGTCTCATAGTTCAGTTGGAAAGCTTGGAGGCAAGTCTGCTTCAATTGGTTCTGTGGAGGAGTTATTTGAAGAAGGGTCTGCGATGTTAGAGGAAAG GCTCGGTAGGAATTTGTCCTTGAAAGCAGCTTCACCACCTTTCCGTTGTGCAATCTGCCAAGTGGACCAAGAACCATTTGAAGGTTTGATGACAGATAATGGTGATGGTTACTGCTCTTCCCCGTATGCGCCATGGGGCGGTCCACATCTTTGTTTGGACTGTCGGAAAAAGAAAGACGCTATGGAAGGTAAAAGATCTAGCCGCTCTACAGCATGCAGGTGA